One window of Brachybacterium ginsengisoli genomic DNA carries:
- a CDS encoding glycoside hydrolase family 43 protein produces MSGRAEPAWSTPLADPAVVRVPGGWIAYGTGPVEGGRAVPAALSPDLRQWQAIGNVLVALDPSAGDSYWAPEVCERDGAWWMYYSVGHGDRGHLVRVARAERPEGPFVDQGEILTPDELFAIDASPCRLEDGSWWLFFARDVLEHERPGTHLAAAPLLTPTQLGETVPVLAPYADWQLFARDREMYGRRFDWHTLEGPHVVVRDGRLLMTWSGGSWQGPGYRTAWAWAGHPAGPWTVPEEGADVLLRSDEEFIGPGHNSCTVDAEGRDVIAFHAWDEEGTGRYMHLRELAVDAVAPSLEVLGGSR; encoded by the coding sequence GTGAGCGGGCGCGCGGAGCCCGCCTGGTCGACACCGCTCGCGGATCCGGCGGTGGTGCGCGTGCCCGGCGGCTGGATCGCCTACGGCACGGGGCCCGTCGAGGGCGGCCGCGCCGTCCCCGCGGCGCTCTCGCCGGACCTGCGGCAGTGGCAGGCGATCGGGAACGTGCTCGTGGCCCTCGACCCCTCGGCGGGCGACTCCTACTGGGCGCCCGAGGTGTGCGAGCGCGACGGCGCCTGGTGGATGTACTACTCCGTGGGCCACGGGGACCGGGGGCACCTGGTCCGGGTCGCGCGGGCCGAGCGGCCCGAGGGGCCGTTCGTCGACCAGGGCGAGATCCTCACTCCCGACGAGCTGTTCGCGATCGACGCCTCCCCGTGCCGGCTCGAGGACGGCAGCTGGTGGCTGTTCTTCGCCCGCGACGTGCTCGAGCACGAGCGGCCCGGCACGCATCTGGCCGCCGCTCCGCTGCTCACCCCGACGCAGCTGGGGGAGACCGTGCCCGTGCTCGCCCCCTACGCCGACTGGCAGCTGTTCGCGCGGGATCGCGAGATGTACGGGCGGCGCTTCGACTGGCACACGCTCGAGGGGCCGCATGTGGTGGTGCGCGATGGCCGCCTGCTGATGACCTGGTCCGGCGGGTCCTGGCAGGGCCCCGGGTATCGCACCGCCTGGGCCTGGGCCGGGCATCCCGCCGGTCCGTGGACCGTGCCGGAGGAGGGGGCCGACGTGCTGCTGCGCAGCGACGAGGAGTTCATCGGCCCCGGCCACAACTCCTGCACGGTCGACGCCGAGGGTCGCGACGTCATCGCCTTCCACGCCTGGGACGAGGAGGGCACCGGCCGGTACATGCACCTGCGGGAGCTCGCGGTGGACGCCGTCGCGCCGTCGCTGGAGGTGCTCGGCGGGAGCAGATGA
- a CDS encoding extracellular solute-binding protein — MQLDPARPDSHGPRAEPPRVRPPISRRTLLQGAGAVGAVGAAAALSGCAGAAARGADDIAFWHLLSGPDGVTMGELLDGYMATEGAATVEQTVLAWGAPYYTKLAMASAGGRAPDLAVMHAARVPGYAPGGLLDEWDLDLLGEFGVRQEDFPELIWQKMVVDDKLTAIALDSHPFVLYYNTDIAEAAGVLGSDGLLLPTENPEDFRALALELGAKAPSGYGLSFGYLGDGSNQWRMFSTYYSQLGGTIELPVGGKMEYQEELVVETAEWILSLIDGEVGNPGHDGGTAISEFATGGSGAFYGGVWESGNYRNQGVPFDMTMIPGVFGDPVAYADSHSFVLPHQMSPDPERRRAVHSIVAHLLKNSIEWAAAGHIPAYSPVIEDPAYDDLVPQSHYADAVDHLVYDPPAWFTGSGSDFHTYFGNDMQNVWARRADPLEGWNAFVARIDALLLKPTPM; from the coding sequence ATGCAGCTTGATCCCGCACGTCCCGACTCGCACGGCCCGCGGGCCGAACCACCCCGCGTCCGGCCCCCCATCAGCCGTCGCACCCTCCTGCAGGGCGCCGGAGCGGTGGGCGCGGTCGGCGCCGCCGCCGCGCTGTCCGGCTGTGCCGGAGCCGCCGCCCGGGGCGCCGACGACATCGCCTTCTGGCACCTGCTCTCCGGCCCGGACGGCGTGACGATGGGAGAGTTGCTCGACGGCTACATGGCCACCGAGGGGGCCGCGACGGTCGAGCAGACCGTGCTCGCCTGGGGTGCTCCCTACTACACCAAGCTCGCCATGGCCTCCGCCGGTGGTCGGGCCCCGGACCTCGCCGTGATGCATGCCGCGCGGGTGCCCGGCTACGCGCCGGGCGGGCTGCTCGACGAATGGGATCTCGACCTGCTCGGCGAGTTCGGCGTCCGTCAGGAGGACTTCCCGGAGCTGATCTGGCAGAAGATGGTGGTCGACGACAAGCTCACCGCGATCGCCCTCGACTCCCACCCGTTCGTCCTCTACTACAACACCGATATTGCCGAGGCGGCGGGCGTGCTGGGCAGCGACGGCCTGCTCCTGCCGACGGAGAATCCCGAGGACTTCCGCGCCCTGGCCCTCGAGCTCGGGGCCAAGGCGCCCAGCGGCTACGGACTCTCCTTCGGGTATCTCGGGGACGGCTCGAACCAATGGCGCATGTTCTCCACCTATTACTCCCAGCTCGGCGGCACGATCGAACTGCCCGTCGGCGGGAAGATGGAGTACCAGGAGGAGCTCGTCGTCGAGACGGCCGAATGGATCCTGTCGCTCATCGACGGAGAGGTGGGGAATCCGGGTCACGACGGCGGCACCGCGATCTCCGAGTTCGCCACGGGCGGTTCCGGAGCCTTCTACGGCGGGGTCTGGGAATCGGGGAACTACCGGAATCAGGGCGTCCCCTTCGACATGACGATGATCCCGGGCGTCTTCGGCGACCCGGTCGCCTATGCCGACTCCCACTCCTTCGTCCTGCCCCATCAGATGAGCCCGGACCCGGAGCGCCGACGCGCCGTGCACAGCATCGTCGCGCATCTGCTGAAGAACTCGATCGAGTGGGCGGCGGCAGGCCACATCCCGGCGTACTCGCCGGTGATCGAGGATCCGGCGTACGACGATCTGGTCCCACAGTCGCACTACGCCGACGCCGTCGACCACCTCGTCTACGATCCGCCGGCCTGGTTCACCGGCTCCGGCAGCGACTTCCACACGTACTTCGGCAATGACATGCAGAACGTCTGGGCGCGGCGCGCGGATCCTCTCGAGGGGTGGAACGCCTTCGTGGCGCGGATCGACGCCCTGCTCCTCAAGCCCACCCCGATGTGA
- a CDS encoding carbohydrate ABC transporter permease translates to MTTAEALDVPPTAAVDPDSRSIGRARRRRSENLRGWIYCAPFLIAFGLFLIWPTVYGLWMSFTGTSLAGTNTQFVGLANWKEALGDPQVWTSLGNTAWFTLLSTIPLVLVAMVLAVLVNIGLPGQWFWRLAFFMPFLLASTVVSQFWNWMYNPQLGLINTFLGWFGVTGPAWLQDPNTAMISVVITTVWWTIGFNFLLYLAALQNIPDQLYEAASLDGAGSWRKFLSITLPQLMPTTVLVLVLQLLASLKVFDQIYQMTGGGPGGSTRPVLLYIYEVGFTGYRLGYASAISYIFFFLIIIVSVAYMVISSRRSVKA, encoded by the coding sequence ATGACCACCGCCGAAGCCCTCGACGTGCCGCCCACGGCGGCCGTCGATCCCGACTCCCGCTCGATCGGGCGCGCCCGACGGCGTCGTTCCGAGAACCTCCGCGGCTGGATCTACTGCGCGCCGTTCCTCATCGCCTTCGGCCTGTTCCTGATCTGGCCCACGGTCTACGGGCTCTGGATGAGCTTCACCGGCACCAGCCTCGCCGGGACCAACACCCAGTTCGTCGGCCTGGCGAACTGGAAGGAGGCCCTGGGGGACCCCCAGGTGTGGACCTCCCTGGGCAACACCGCCTGGTTCACCCTGCTCTCGACGATCCCGCTCGTCCTGGTCGCGATGGTGCTCGCGGTCCTGGTGAACATCGGCCTTCCCGGGCAGTGGTTCTGGCGGCTCGCCTTCTTCATGCCGTTCCTGCTGGCCTCCACCGTGGTCTCCCAGTTCTGGAACTGGATGTACAACCCGCAGCTGGGGCTGATCAACACCTTCCTGGGGTGGTTCGGGGTCACCGGTCCCGCGTGGCTGCAGGACCCGAACACCGCGATGATCTCCGTGGTCATCACCACCGTGTGGTGGACCATCGGGTTCAACTTCCTGCTCTACCTGGCCGCCCTGCAGAACATCCCCGACCAGCTCTACGAGGCCGCATCGCTCGACGGCGCGGGCTCCTGGAGGAAGTTCCTCTCGATCACGCTGCCGCAGCTGATGCCCACCACGGTGCTGGTGCTCGTGCTCCAGCTGCTCGCCTCCCTCAAGGTCTTCGATCAGATCTATCAGATGACCGGAGGCGGCCCCGGCGGCAGCACGAGGCCGGTGCTGCTGTACATCTACGAGGTCGGCTTCACCGGCTACCGCCTGGGCTACGCCTCGGCGATCTCGTACATCTTCTTCTTCCTCATCATCATCGTCTCGGTCGCCTACATGGTGATCTCGTCCCGACGGAGCGTGAAGGCATGA
- a CDS encoding carbohydrate ABC transporter permease, with amino-acid sequence MSAANPTSPTLNRPVPGVEAPALGAVRTSRRGPAPARILAFVILAVLALAWLTPVAWAALTSFKSEAEAAAMPVTIVPEDGFTLRAYLNVLTEGLVPRWAWNSLLTSAAVTLITVTISALAGYALSRLRFAGRQMLITLIVASIMIPGQILIVPLFHLMLSLNLVDTYWGIILPQVVAAPMVFILKKFFDQIPFELEEAALMDGASRLRIFWSIVLPLSRPILGAVAIFVFIGAWNNFLWPFIVVNDSTLMTLPTGLQTVISAYGIQYAQNMAQAVLAALPLIVVFMFFQRQIIKGIATTGIAGT; translated from the coding sequence ATGAGCGCCGCGAACCCCACCAGCCCGACCCTGAACCGGCCCGTCCCCGGGGTGGAGGCGCCGGCGCTGGGCGCGGTGCGGACGTCCCGACGTGGCCCCGCTCCGGCGCGCATCCTGGCCTTCGTGATCCTCGCGGTCCTGGCGCTGGCCTGGCTCACGCCGGTGGCGTGGGCGGCGCTCACCTCGTTCAAGTCCGAGGCCGAGGCCGCGGCGATGCCGGTGACGATCGTTCCCGAGGACGGCTTCACGCTGCGGGCCTACCTCAACGTGCTCACCGAGGGTCTGGTGCCCCGGTGGGCGTGGAACAGCCTGCTCACCTCCGCGGCGGTCACGCTGATCACGGTGACGATCTCGGCGCTCGCCGGCTATGCGCTCTCGCGGCTGCGGTTCGCGGGGCGGCAGATGCTGATCACCCTGATCGTCGCCTCGATCATGATCCCCGGTCAGATCCTCATCGTGCCGCTGTTCCACCTGATGCTCTCGCTGAACCTCGTGGACACCTACTGGGGGATCATCCTGCCGCAGGTGGTCGCGGCGCCGATGGTGTTCATCCTCAAGAAGTTCTTCGACCAGATCCCCTTCGAGCTCGAGGAGGCCGCACTCATGGACGGCGCGAGCCGCCTGCGGATCTTCTGGTCGATCGTGCTGCCGCTGTCGCGGCCGATCCTCGGGGCCGTCGCGATCTTCGTGTTCATCGGCGCCTGGAACAACTTCCTGTGGCCCTTCATCGTCGTCAACGATTCCACCCTGATGACGCTGCCGACGGGCCTGCAGACCGTGATCAGCGCCTACGGCATCCAGTACGCGCAGAACATGGCCCAGGCCGTCCTGGCCGCGCTCCCGCTGATCGTCGTGTTCATGTTCTTCCAGCGCCAGATCATCAAGGGCATCGCCACCACCGGCATCGCCGGCACCTGA
- a CDS encoding glycoside hydrolase family 43 protein: MATISRRGLFAATATLSTAAGGTLLGASRAEAGPPRSTVPPDPDFTEVSVHDPSVIVTRSGFHVFGSHLAAARSDDLMHWEGVADLVTPQNPLFDDVTAELAEAFEWANTDTLWAADVSETPDGRFRMYYCACEGSSPRSAMGTAIADQVEGPYRDEGIFLRSGMWDQPSEDGTIYDARIHPNAIDPHAFVDADGLHRLVYGSYSGGIFLLDLDPATGHPFPGQGYGIHLIGGNHARIEAPYILHSRAAGYYYLLLTFGGLDANGGHNVRVGRSRDVEGPYLDPMGQDLREAKADPELPLFDDASIEPYGAKLLGNHRYADVAEDGPGAGYVSPGHVSAWSSPDEEDTFLFLHSRFPGTGELHQVRVHRMHISRDGWPVVSPHRYAGEPPADERGALPHRSELEGAWQLVDHGRAISPEVIPSRRIVLQGDGRITGAVTGRWRLEGGHRAAVVLDGETFEGVFTRGWRESAGAWTLTFSVLGADGRSLWGTKEV, translated from the coding sequence ATGGCGACCATCTCTCGACGCGGCCTGTTCGCAGCCACCGCGACCCTGTCCACTGCAGCAGGAGGCACCCTGCTCGGCGCCTCCCGCGCCGAGGCCGGGCCACCGCGATCCACGGTGCCGCCCGATCCGGACTTCACGGAGGTCTCGGTCCACGATCCCTCCGTGATCGTCACGAGGAGCGGCTTCCACGTGTTCGGCTCGCACCTGGCCGCGGCGCGCAGCGATGACCTGATGCATTGGGAGGGCGTCGCCGATCTCGTCACCCCGCAGAACCCTCTGTTCGATGACGTCACGGCGGAGCTGGCCGAGGCGTTCGAGTGGGCGAACACGGACACGCTGTGGGCGGCGGACGTCAGCGAGACCCCGGACGGCCGGTTCCGCATGTACTACTGCGCCTGCGAGGGCTCGTCACCGCGCTCCGCGATGGGCACGGCGATCGCCGACCAGGTCGAGGGCCCGTACCGCGACGAGGGGATCTTCCTCCGCTCGGGCATGTGGGACCAGCCGAGCGAGGACGGCACGATCTACGACGCGCGGATCCACCCCAACGCCATCGACCCGCATGCCTTCGTGGACGCCGACGGCCTCCACCGCCTGGTCTACGGCTCGTACTCGGGCGGGATCTTCCTGCTCGACCTCGACCCCGCCACCGGGCACCCGTTCCCGGGCCAGGGGTACGGGATCCACCTCATCGGCGGCAACCATGCCCGCATCGAGGCCCCCTACATCCTGCACTCACGGGCGGCCGGCTACTACTACCTGCTGCTCACCTTCGGCGGCCTGGACGCGAACGGCGGGCACAACGTGCGGGTGGGGCGCTCCCGCGATGTCGAGGGCCCGTATCTCGACCCCATGGGCCAGGACCTGCGCGAAGCGAAGGCGGATCCCGAGCTGCCGCTGTTCGACGACGCCTCCATCGAGCCGTACGGGGCGAAGCTGCTGGGCAACCACCGCTACGCGGATGTCGCAGAGGACGGACCAGGAGCCGGCTACGTCTCCCCCGGTCACGTCTCCGCCTGGAGCAGCCCGGATGAGGAGGACACCTTCCTCTTCCTCCACAGCAGGTTCCCCGGCACCGGCGAGCTCCACCAGGTCCGCGTGCATCGGATGCACATCAGCCGCGACGGCTGGCCGGTGGTCTCACCCCACCGCTACGCCGGGGAGCCCCCTGCCGACGAGCGCGGCGCCCTGCCGCACCGCTCCGAGCTCGAGGGCGCCTGGCAGCTCGTGGACCACGGGCGGGCGATCAGCCCGGAGGTGATCCCCTCCCGCCGCATCGTCCTCCAGGGCGACGGGAGGATCACCGGAGCCGTCACCGGTCGCTGGCGCCTCGAGGGCGGGCATCGGGCCGCCGTGGTCCTCGACGGCGAGACCTTCGAGGGCGTCTTCACCCGGGGGTGGAGGGAGAGCGCCGGAGCGTGGACTCTCACGTTCAGCGTGCTGGGCGCCGACGGCCGCAGCCTCTGGGGCACGAAGGAGGTCTGA
- a CDS encoding dihydrofolate reductase produces the protein MSTPAIGMIWAQARGGVIGADGSMPWHLPEDLKHFRRTTSGSPVVMGRRTWDSFPARFRPLPGRTNIVITRDDALELPGAVRARSLPEALELAATEAGPEGTTWVIGGGSIYADAIEVAELLVVTEIDLEVDGDTRAPAIPEDFTLTSADPAAGWHEAAGGTRYRMLTYTR, from the coding sequence ATGAGCACCCCGGCCATCGGGATGATCTGGGCGCAGGCCCGCGGCGGGGTCATCGGCGCCGATGGCAGCATGCCCTGGCACCTGCCGGAGGATCTGAAGCACTTCCGCCGCACCACCTCCGGGTCCCCGGTCGTGATGGGCCGGCGCACCTGGGACTCGTTCCCCGCGCGCTTCCGCCCGCTGCCCGGGCGCACCAACATCGTCATCACCCGCGACGACGCGCTGGAGCTGCCCGGCGCGGTGCGGGCCCGCTCCCTGCCCGAGGCGCTCGAGCTCGCGGCCACCGAGGCGGGCCCCGAGGGGACCACCTGGGTGATCGGCGGCGGGTCGATCTACGCCGACGCGATCGAGGTCGCGGAGCTCCTGGTCGTCACCGAGATCGACCTCGAGGTCGACGGTGACACCCGCGCGCCGGCGATCCCGGAGGACTTCACCCTCACCTCCGCCGACCCCGCCGCGGGATGGCACGAGGCCGCCGGTGGCACCCGCTACCGGATGCTCACCTACACCCGCTGA
- a CDS encoding thymidylate synthase: MSIPTPYEDLLREVLETGNPKGDRTGTGTRSLFGKQIRYDLSQGFPLITTKRVHTRSIILELLWFLRGETNARWLQEQGVSIWDEWADENGDLGPIYGAQWRSWPTADGGVIDQISDVVEQIRTNPDSRRLIVSAWNPADIPQMALAPCHALFQFEVHDGTLSCQLYQRSADLFLGVPFNIASYALLTHMIAQQTDLEVGDFVWTGGDCHIYDNHIEQVERQLSREPFPYPTLHLRRRPETILDYALEDVEIRDYQHHKGIKAPVAV, translated from the coding sequence GTGAGCATCCCCACCCCGTACGAGGACCTCCTGCGCGAGGTCCTGGAGACCGGCAATCCCAAGGGGGATCGCACGGGCACGGGAACCCGCAGCCTGTTCGGCAAGCAGATCCGCTACGACCTCTCCCAGGGCTTCCCGCTGATCACCACCAAGCGCGTCCACACCCGCTCGATCATCCTCGAGCTGCTGTGGTTCCTGCGCGGGGAGACGAACGCGCGCTGGCTGCAGGAGCAGGGAGTGAGCATCTGGGACGAGTGGGCCGACGAGAACGGCGACCTCGGCCCGATCTACGGGGCGCAGTGGCGCTCCTGGCCCACGGCCGACGGCGGCGTGATCGACCAGATCAGCGACGTGGTCGAGCAGATCCGCACCAACCCCGACTCGCGCCGGCTGATCGTCTCCGCCTGGAACCCGGCGGACATCCCGCAGATGGCGCTCGCCCCCTGCCACGCGCTGTTCCAGTTCGAGGTGCACGACGGCACGCTGTCCTGCCAGCTCTACCAGCGCAGCGCCGACCTCTTCCTCGGGGTGCCGTTCAACATCGCCAGCTACGCGCTGCTCACCCACATGATCGCCCAGCAGACCGATCTCGAGGTGGGCGACTTCGTGTGGACCGGCGGCGACTGCCACATCTACGACAACCACATCGAGCAGGTCGAGCGTCAGCTGTCCCGGGAGCCGTTCCCGTACCCGACGCTGCACCTGCGGCGTCGGCCGGAGACGATCCTGGACTACGCGCTCGAGGACGTCGAGATCCGCGACTACCAGCACCACAAGGGCATCAAGGCGCCGGTGGCGGTATGA